The DNA sequence AATGTTGGAGAAAATGTATATGTCTGCAAATAAACAACTATCAATGATTCTTCTAGCATTTGAGATGTAGTAATTTTAATAATTCTGCCTTTGTCTGTGACAAAATAACACCCATACAAATCTTGTTTTTCACATATTAAAATTGAAAAAGTCACAACACCTGGAGCTCGGTGAGCATTAAGAGCTTAAAATTCTCCGGCTAACTTTTATCCACAAACgtccaaaaacatgaaatattccACAGTCTTCTCTCCAACCTCATACGTAGCTTCGTCCCTGTAGGAGGGGATCTTCTCCACGACGAGTTCTACCATCTTCCTGGCGTCACTCCCAGCCTGGCCGATAAAACTCCGGAAGCTTCCGCCGTGTTCCAGCAGCACGCGGCCGCCTTCAGTCAGCACCTTGTTAGAACGATTCAGATTGCGGCGTGTTTATATTTAACTTTACTGATGAGCAGGCGGATAAGAGCTGCAACATTTCAATTTCCAATACGGTTGAGATGATGACGTAACACTGACAGATTCAGCCTGTTGTGTGACCTTTAAATCAGTTCTTCATGgtggaaaaaaacccaataaaaTGTTGAGGATGAGAAACACTGAACGTAAGCTTTGAGTTTCATGTATAAttcagacagacaaaaacatacatgtgcacagctgtcacatgaaaacatgacaggacATAAATCAATATAATCTCAGGCTCTTTATGTACTATGTTGGAATGTAATGGGATGCTGTTTGTGTACCTTTTTATGTCTATATATCAGAGAGATGAGATGTCTCACCACATCTGTTTGTCTTCAAACTGAAAAGCActgcttttgtgttgtgtttgctgtgacGGCCATGCAGATGGATTCACACAGAAGTCAGCTTTTCATTCAGAAGTGCCAAATAGTACGCTTTAGTAAAGTTTAGAAGATAAAGACACGAAGTGAATCAATCATGGCACAAATCTGAAATTACTGAAATAACTTTGCCACTGATTACAAGCACTAGTAGCATAGATACGGGTCTCTAACATGAGAACGTCAGGACCTGGTGGCGCTCCTGAAGCATCGGCATCGGTGTCTCATTGTCTGATCGGAGGACGTGTGCCAGCTGCTCCACACTCATCTGAGAGAAGTACTCGGGGTCGGTGATGGGAATACCTGTGGACAGAGGTGGAGAAGCACTGGCATCGTTAAGTAAGTAAAAGCAGAAATACCACAGTCTAAAAATACGTCCTCACACGTCCTTAAAGCAGCATTAAGTAACTTTTTACTTTGCACCAACCTTagatctgacaaattgttacagacccGGGATTTAAATTTAAGAAAGTGATGTTGCACTGAGAAACTTCGGGGGGtgacaaatcagacaaaatggTCATTTCTACATATTGTggctttaaattcaaaatgtcattgAAGTATCTtgtattaattcattttcatttttcattttgaagatTACAGGGTTGTTAAATGTACccaaaagtcagaaaaaagtaaagattCCTAGTAGTAGTCTTAACGTATAAAATTTCCTATATTCAGCATTTGTCTGATTATTGGAATTTATGTTTTCCTAATCTGACTGTCGAtaaatttctttaaaaacttaACCTCCACTCTCGTCTGTGGAGAGTGGCTCGTAGGATTTATATCTTTAGACATGAACCTCTACAGTGGAGGATGAAACTCAAGGCTGCTAAATGAAGTTATAGAGCACTGtaataaaggtaaaaaaaaaagaaaaaaaaaaccttccataGTAGCGATTTCTCTTAGGCTCAAAAGACCTaattctgctctgatctcaTGCTGTCAGCCCTTCagattctggaaaaaaaagctaccTGTGCCTTTCTGAGAGACTCTCTTGCAATTATAAAGGCCACAGTGACCACATATTGAGAGCACTATTCCATATGAGACATAATTGATTCATATCCGGAGTCATTCTCGCAAATTATGAGTGATTCACAGGCGCATGCAGAGCTACAAGCAATTTCCCAGCAGGCCAGGTTCAAGTAAAGGGCAGATACACAATAATTGTGATAATAGCAGTGCAAGACAAAATCATGCAGAACAGATGaacaagatttgttttttatataaatttgacatttctatCAAACGGagtgcattttcttttaaaaatctgtttgtttgttttttttttatctttatgtgGTGCGACTCGTGTGCGCTCACCTTCCTCCATGGCCCTGGTGATGGCAGCACACAGGGTCATGTAGCCTGTGTACGTGGTCCCTTTGTAGGTCACCTCACACTGTTCAGTTTCTTTCTCTGGCCAAAAGGAGAAGTTCATGGTGTCGACCACAAACACCCAGTTCAAGGCCTGCAGcgttgaaaaatgaaaattatcaaaagagcaggaaaaaaggaaagCCTGAATACTGAGAGTCCTGCCAAAATACTTCAAACATGAAGCAATAACCAGGTAAAAAGAGAAGCGTCTTTACTTTTATATCAAAAGTAAATACACTCATTATGCAAAATGGCtcctttcagtgtttcattatcatattgattattattattatatcatattgGGTTGATGACAGTACTGCATCGCATCATAAGTGTatcatatgattttttttaaatataaaagtttTACCAGCAGAGTGACAAGTGTAAGGTTATaaagaataaaatggaaatactcaaggaCATCAAATTTGTATTTAATAACTGTAAAAATTATATTTTCCTCTGCAATCTAATAGAGAGCCATATAAGTACAAGTAGCTCATATGTAGTTGATCATTTGATAGATTTAAATTTTAATATGTAATGACTGACTCTTTATCTGAAGCATCCACTCTTTTTTATATCATTCGCAGGGCTGAAGATGAATTCTGAGCCCGCCTGTAAATCGTTCGCACGGAACATCTTAACAGAATTTATGAGGTGTTTCTTGGAGATTTGATCCAGAGAATCCTCACCACCTGTCATCTCATTAACGCAGTATTGCTGTTGCCACTGAACAATTTGTCAATGTACCACGTGCTCATgtatatttatcaaaataaaatctaaatctttAAATTTCTTTATGTGGCCCCGGCTGTTGACGGACTCCCCTGGTCAGAGGTGGGCGCCGGCGCCAGAGGATTTGCCGTCTTCCAGCAGCTGGCGGTCAGGACCTCGTCGTGTCGGAGGTTGTAGAGCATCTCCGCCACCTtcttcactccctcctcctccacaaacacatcccGGCTCCGCTCTGCTATGAACTGCCCAGACTCACGGGGAAACAGAGGTGAGTCCATGATGAAAAGCAACACACCTGTCAGAACACAGGTAGGTAGAGAAACATAAATACATCCCCCCCAGCAGGCTCTAGATGAATCTAAGAAGATTCATGTTTGCTTAGAAATAGAGCTCGACCGATATTTCATCTTTGGGGCCGATATTAGCCATATATTGGCCGCACTAATCCCTAAAAGTGATCACACCTATTACAAAGACTTTTAACAGAAGCAGGATATTTAAGAGGTTAAATATTATCGTGAATAATCTCTGGCCAAAGATTATTTCTATATCAAAAGCACATGGCTACTTTTTTCATGGACACATACAAGTAGTCAGATAAAGGTGAAAGCTCTTTTTATTTAGATCAATTAAAAATCAATCTGTGCTCACTGTATTACTTAAGTTTGCAGGTTAGCGTGAAAACAGCTGGTTCGTTATCGTTGTGAGACAGATGTTAGACAGATTTTTTCCAGTTTGTGCTTCTCAGTATCTCAGAATTGTTGCCAGAAGTCCActttcaaaacactgaacattttttaaaatcagtcgCTGCTGATCTCCACCTCCCACCACCACATCTCGCTAAATATATAAAAGTAAAGTTAGTCTAATGTTCTCAAACAAATCAATGCAACAGAGTGACACTGCATTGTAACATTGCAACTATTGATGGGACaataaaagatgtttgtgtgaatCATGAAAAAGACAGGGGAATTTCCATTATCGGGATAATTGTGAATAGCTTTACACAGATGGCTCGAAAAGGCAGAGAAAGGCCAGACAATCAGCAATCGACTCTTGTCGGCTTTAATTTTGTGATGGCTGCAAACTCTTGATCATGCTCCATCTCCTTATCGATGCAGAATCGTCCTCGTCCACAGCGTGATGCCTCTATTGAACCGTAATCTTCATTAAAAATTTAATAATTATCAATCAAATGTCACATTCTTTGCATGTCAGACTAAATTATAGATATCTATAAATAGATATCTGTCATAAGCTGCCAAATGCTATTTTGGTCGAGGCTCTACTTCGaaacacattcatgtttacAGGTTGTAAATAAGCCTTGAGAAGTTCTTTATTAGACATATCACTGACCCCAGGGGCAACTTCTAATATCACACCCTGGTGGGAGCTGGGGGAGCAGACAAAATGTCAGCGGCCTTTTCTCTCCAACACACAGATATCCTACATACATCTCTGGGGAAGTGACATTTTAGGGATTATATCCCTGCTTTATTAgataaatcacaataaaaaGACATAATCCTTCATCAACTAACTTCACTCTCATCagtgtgcaaaaaaataaaataaaatgtcagcacaTATTAGGAACATCACTGACCTATCCCAGTAAAACCAAAATAACTAAATCATACCCCCTGTCTAAAATCTGCCTCATGTTAaagatgtgttcactgtcagaCTGATACCAGGATATTCTGCTGCACAAACATCCTACAGAATGAGACTCGTTTCGACTGGTTTGTGTGGTGAGTCACGTGATTCACTGTTTCACCCCCtggaaataaatacagttaagttatttttttgtcctcaaaAGAGAAGAATTGTAAAGTGAAACGCTTCACTGACAAATCAGACGAGCAAAGTGCAGGCGGTGAGTTGACTGTGGAGTCACGTTAGCTGGACTTTGTCACCATTAACACGGATACTAGTtttacacccacacacacatataacacGTAGTTACTATTCAGCGACATttaactgctttattttttccGTATTTACATTATTTCAGCAGCTTCTTGACTTACCGGTGAGTGCAGGGGACGCTGCAAGAAAGCGCGTGTTGCGTTCAAGTCGCGCTGTTTCCACTACCTGGTTTCCAGATCTCGACCAATCAGAGACCCCGTAGTGGCCTCGTCACAGGCTCATAAACCAATCATAAGAGGCCAAGAGCGGGAACCGGAAAACAATATCAATTCGGTCGTAAATACGAAAAATAATGATCAACCCTGTACAGAAATTACATTATATGTCAGTGGCGTGATTTTTAAGTTGTGGGTCATCGTCTGCATCCAGTTAACACACATTAATTAAATTtaagttcaacatttttcaggTAAGTTAACACGATTgttagcaaaataaaacattaagaatGTATCAAAGAATCAGCAAGAATTTTAATAAACTTACTCACGCCAAATATGAGCCAGTTCCACCTTCCTTAATGTGAATATTGGCTGATTATATGGGGGATTTTAGACAAAACAATTTGCAACTCAACTTCAGGCTCTGGGATCTTGTGATGAACAATTTCTCCCCATTATGGCAATCAAAATTTGTTAGggatatttcagtgtttcacatgattgttttttctgtgaaatatcagaatttttatactttttattcCCACCTCAAAAATGCAACATATTTCACTAGATTCTTATTGCATATGCTCGTATATAACTTATTTTTGCAGAATGTGTTTCTGAGCTTATCAAAAATATACATCACTTGGTCCAGAAAATGATCTCTCGCTGATAATAATTTCTCAATAGGCGATAGCTTGAAATACAACATGTATCAAATGGAAGCTGGAAcaaccaataaataaaaatgcaaaatggtTCAGTAAAAAGTGGCACCATCTTTATTAATTTTACAATTTGACAATGTGAAGTCTACAGCATGGAGAGCAAACAAGTGTAGAGCACAGGAAATTGTAGGGACAAAATAGACAAGTTCCATCATTTGTCAAATCTCcagtaaaatgtcaaagaaaatctCTAGCtacatttttccatttgtgaGGAGTTACCCAAATTATTCTGACTTATGTCATCACACAACTACCGTGATATTCTTACAAATTAGTCACACTGTCCTGCATATCCCGCGTAGAGTCCCAACGTAAACATCCCAAAATCCATTCTGAGGAGTAAAATTTCCCACATCTCTAAAAACATTACCTTACATTCTGCATGTTGCTAATGTTAACATGGTAGAACTGTGTGAAGGGACCGATATAGACAAGAGAAAGCACACCAACCTGCTGATacgctcacactcacacactcacaggctTACACACAGGACAGATTTaaaccagagacacaaacacacgcatacaagtcataaaaaacaaaaccatcatAAAATAAAGgttatgtttatttctgtctgtcaggagACTGAAGTATATTTTTGATAGATGTGagtgttagaaaaaaaaaaaaaaagagcaaagtgTATCTGATAAACTAATGGACTACACTCTTAAAAATGCAGAAcatctacattttcttttatgcaCAGGAATGTtggacatttatttcattaaaaaatacaaaaataaaattcaaaaaaagACACCCACAATCCAGAATAATAGTCTGAAGGGGATATGTTGGAGAGGGGCAGAAAGGTTGAGGGGGATGGGGTGAGGGTGAGGGGGTGGGGCTGAGTGGGAGGGGGTAATCTGAGTCTGCTTCAATCTGAGTCTCCTGGGTCTACAGCAAATGACCAGAGTACTGcttcacactgaaataaaaagagtggaaaaataaataaaatgcacaagaagaaaaatgcaATTCACAAGTCCAtcacagtgtaaaaatacaaCTATGTAACTGTGGAAGGATGAAGTCttgggaggaagaggatgggGAAAAGAGACCGACAACGAGTAAGAAAGACaggcaaagaggaagaggggggaaaagagttggaggtggaggaggaggaggaaaaaaaaaagaggggtgTGGTTAGTCCTTGTGTCCAAGCAGGTGCAGCacactgaaggaggaggagaggaaggaagagggaggCAGGGTTAGTTACCAGGCAACACTACACTACTCATGAGACAGCGGCGGCGGCTCTACAGCTGTATTAGCATTCAGGCTAAGCTCAGATAGCATCAACAAGGAAGTGTTGTGTATTATACGTGCCTACTGGTTGccaagggagagagaagaggaggagcccGTGCTATTTGGCAGACTGTGATTTGTTGTCGGTTGATCtaactaaaaacaacaaaatcactagtcttccacacagcagcagccagggaAGAATCAATCCACTCCCTGCTTCACAGTGAAACGGCTTAGATGGCAGATAgacattctgtttgttttttttatatatatatatatacaaaatcATAACCCACAGATAAATGTGACAGTCAGATAAACATGTCAATCACATTGACCCTGATCTGCACAAATACCAGATTTGTCTACTCCTTCACAGCCATTTCATGCAAGAGGAAGGTTTGAACTAGTTGCAGGTTGGGGAAGAAAGGAAGGGGGGTTAGTGAAGAAGAGACAGCAGGCAACAGGAATGCATAACCCAACAGAAAGTGGGTTAACAAGTATTAGAATGCagtagaagaaaaaacacatttgtacatCTACAGACTAGGTGTGTGTCATTCAGAGGGTTGAAATATAGGTGAAGAAAGTAAGCATCTATTAAGTATTTCTAGTTTTAGCGTGCATGAGTTTATAAAACTGCATcagcaaacattttcaaacgTAATTCAACAGATGAGCTAGTAGTGTAGGGTTGATGAGCACAATTAAATGCCTCAACTACAACTCAGGTGCTGATTAAAGAAATTTTATGCAGGACGTCACTGCAATGAGGTTTTCAGAACTTGCCTGTTCTGTAGAAGGAACTGTGCGTTCTGGATCTGATCCTGGGTGCCGGTAATGGTGATGATTCGGTCCTCAGAACCTTCCAGGGGCTCATCGATTTTGATGGAGGCTCCAGACTCGTGGCGGATCTGTTTGATCCGCTGGCCTCCTTTACCAATGATAGAGCCAGCCAGCTGTCAGTGGAGTAGCAAGAAGGGAAGGAGAAAAGTggggaggaaagggaaaaaaaaacaaaaaacaagcatacAGAGAAGCATtttagtcagtgtgtgtgtggagcttacaaaatgtaattcaaaaGAGGAATGGAGACAAGAAATCACGACTGACAGATGTGTTCAAATATTTTAGGTGTCAAGTGAAAAGATGACTAAGAAGAGTACTGTGACCTTGTCCAGTGTGGGTATATATGAAAAAGTCAATGTGTAAGAGACAGCATGACTTGTTGGTCCCTTCAACTGGAATAGTGTACCGTCATTTAGGTACTTCAAAAATAATGGAATATATAAAGCATATATGACGAAATGTCGTCGGTATGAAGATAATGAGAGAGGGTAAATGACATGATCACACATGGTGATGTTGTCTTTAACTTTGAATATTATGATGTGACTGCACAGTGAGGGATACAGGCAGATCTTCCTGCCTTCGGTGTGACTTCTCATTTACTCACATCTTTAGGGATCGTCACTTGTGTGGTGATGACAGGGCCGCCCATGTCATTGTAGGAGCCACGTCCACCTGATGGCAGGAGGGAGGCGAGGACCGAAGGAGACAAGCAGGGAAAAAGAGGAGTGCAGATAGAGAAAAAGTAAGTAGAGCACTAAAAATCAATACTTGGCTGCCAACATTATTACACATAGCTCAGCAAATTTCTCTAATCACACTGATTTTTGAAATAGCGTAGAGACTCACCTGACG is a window from the Acanthopagrus latus isolate v.2019 chromosome 5, fAcaLat1.1, whole genome shotgun sequence genome containing:
- the c5h9orf64 gene encoding queuosine salvage protein, which translates into the protein MDSPLFPRESGQFIAERSRDVFVEEEGVKKVAEMLYNLRHDEVLTASCWKTANPLAPAPTSDQALNWVFVVDTMNFSFWPEKETEQCEVTYKGTTYTGYMTLCAAITRAMEEGIPITDPEYFSQMSVEQLAHVLRSDNETPMPMLQERHQVLTEGGRVLLEHGGSFRSFIGQAGSDARKMVELVVEKIPSYRDEATYEGKKISFYKRAQILVADFWGVMEARGEGDIVSMDWLTMFADYRVPQALVYLGALRYSDALMQALKSGELLSSGDRREVEIRGCSIWSVELIKERLCKLVQERDGETCSVTSAIIDFYLWPYAKQHHKEMAHIPIHHTRCVYY